Proteins from one Mus pahari chromosome 10, PAHARI_EIJ_v1.1, whole genome shotgun sequence genomic window:
- the Atp5mg gene encoding ATP synthase subunit g, mitochondrial, with protein MAKFIRNFAEKAPSMVAAAVTYSKPRLATFWHYAKVELVPPTPAEIPTAIQSVKKIIQSAKTGSFKHLTVKEAVLNGLVATEVWMWFYIGEIIGKRGIVGYDV; from the exons ATGGCCAAGTTCATCCGTAACTTCGCGGAGAAGGCACCGTCGATGGTGGCCG ctgCCGTGACTTACTCGAAGCCTCGATTGGCCACATTTTGGCACTACGCCAAGGTTGAGCTggttcccccaacccctgctgaAATCCCTACAGCTATTCAGAGtgtgaaaaaaatcattcaaagtGCTAAAACTGGTAGCTTCAAACACCTTACAGTTAAG gaagCTGTGCTGAATGGTTTGGTGGCCACTGAGGTGTGGATGTGGTTTTATATCGGAGAGATCATAGGCAAACGTGGCATTGTTGGCTATGATGTTTGA